A region of the Stieleria neptunia genome:
CGGAACGGTCGAAGGCAGCAATCTCGGATACGGAATCTCCGGCGGCAAGGGTGTCATCTGGGTCTGCATGCCCTACGTGAACAAGACAGAAATGCGAAATCAGGAGACGTGGTGGGGCGATGTCGACGCGACCGTTCGGTATTGCGAGGACACCGTGGCGAGCATCTGTGATGACTTCGGCGGCGACGCGAACAACGTTTTCATCGCCGGTTTTTCCCGCGGAGCAATCGCCTGCAATTTCATCGGTCTGCATGACGACCAAATCGCGTCGCTGTGGCGAGGCTTCATCTGTCACAGCCATTACGATGGCGTCAAGTCATGGCCGTACCCCGACAGCGATCGAGCGTCGGCGGCGGAGCGGTTACGTCGACTTGGTGACCGACCCCAATTCATTAGTCACGAGCAATCGGTCGACGCCACACGACGCTATCTGGCGGACGTGATGCCCGATGGGAACTTCAGCTTTCAACCGCTGGAGGGCTGGGATCATACGGACACTTGGGTGTTGTACGACGTCCCGGAAAGAAAGGCACTGAGGGAGTGGTTTCACGCACAACTGCAGAGCGGTCAATCAATGGGACAGGCTTCCCCATAAGATGGACACTTCTCGCTGAACGCCACCACATTTGATTCAATACGCCCGTTGGACGACGTGGAAAGTGTCATAAAATGCGACATCGATCTCCCATTCCTTGCTAACGCCACTGTTCCGGGAACTCACTGATCTCGATGCCCCAGACCACCGGCAAAACCCAGTAGACAATGACCGTTAACAGCAGGATTGAAATCACGTTCATCCAGATCCCGGCACGTACCATGTCGGGAATCCTCAAGTATCCCGATCCGAACACGACGGCGTTGGGCGGCGTTGCGACCGGCAGCATGAAGGCACATGACGCGGCCACCGTCGCGCCGACCATCAACAAAAACGGGTGCACGTTCATCGCAACCGCCATCGACGCCAGGATCGGCAACAACATCGACGTCGTCGCCAGGTTCGATGTGATTTCCGTGAGAAAGTTGACCGACGCGACCAAGATCAGCACGAGCAACAGCATCGAGACGGATTGTAACAGCGTCGTTTGTGAACCGATCCAAACCGCCAAGCCGCTGGACGTGAACCCTTCGGCGAGCGCCATCCCACCGCCAAACAGCAAGACGATGCCCCAGGGAAGCTGTTTGGTGTCTTCCCACACCAGCAGTGGTTCGCGTTTTCCCTCGGCGTCCACCTTGCGACTGGGAATCAAGAACAGACACAACCCGCCGGTCATGGCAATGATCGTGTCATCGAGCAGCGGCAAAAGCCCCAGTTGGTTTTGAACAAACGAGCGGCTGATCCAAGCAATTGCGGTGATCGAAAACACCGCCAGCAGAAGTTTTTCTTCGAGCGAAAACGACTTCAACGCGTCGAGTTGCTTTTGAATTTCCTGACGCCCGCCGGGGAAAGATTTGTGGCGGAAATGAAAGGCGAAACGCGTCAGATAGACCCAGCAGAGCGTGAGCAAGATCAGCGAGATCGGCAATCCGAACTTGAACCACTGCAAGAAGCTGATTTCTACCCCATAAACTTCTTGAACCACACCGGCCAGCACCAAGTTGGGCGGGGTTCCGATCAGGGTCGCGATGCCACCGATCGACGCGCTGTACGCGATCGCCAACATCAATGCCTTGCCAAACACCTCGTTCTCGCCGGCATCGGTTTGTGGGTTGTCACGCAACTGGGCCACGATCGCCATTCCGATCGGCAACATCATCACCGAAGTCGCGGTGTTGGAAATCCACATCGACAACCCCGCCGTGGCGACCATGAACCCCAAGATGATGCTGGTGATGTTCGTCCCGATCAGGTGGATGATGTTGAGTGCGATCCGCCGATGCAGATCCCACTTCTCGATCGCGATCGCGATCAGGAATCCGCCGATGTACAGAAAGATGTAACGGTGGCCGTACTGCGCCGTGGTGGCCTGCAACTTCACTGCGCCGGTCAGCGAGAACAGCACGATCGGCAACAGCGCCGTCGCGGCGATCGGGATCGCTTCGGTCACCCACCAGACCGCGATCCAGCTCGTCGCGGCAAGCACCGCGTTGGCTTCCGGAGTCAACCCTTGCGGATGAAAGAACAGCAAGATCAAAAAGAACAGAACGGGCCCGGCGATTCGTCCGACAAGCTTGGCTGATAAAGTCATGGAGTGTGGTGGTCTCGCCGTCGAAATTTTCCTGCCCGTCCGTTGCCGTTGTGTTTGCCCGCCGCGCCCCAATGGATCTCCAGCGGCAACGACCTGTCCAGTGGTGTGTCTTTCGACGGCCCGGACACTTTATCAGATCGCGGCCATCAAGACACACGTGTCGTGCGGGGAAGCCATGGATCCCCGGCTGCTTTTCATCCGTGGGTACGCTCTGCCATCGGTGGGTTCATTCGAATCGGGCACCGGGCGCTGTCCTCAGCCTGGCGTTTCCAGCGTCGCGCTGCCCCCGCTTCGCCGAGCCCCATCGAGTCGCTGGGAATCTGGGGAGGGATGGCAGAATGATTCAAGGCAGAATGATGGACCGGTAGACTGTTGCCCGATGCGGATAGGAATGAACCGATTTATCGCCGCCCCCAGGCGGAGCCTCTGGGGCATTGCGTTGCAAGGCGGAGCCCGGCAACGAGGGGAGAAATCAAGCCTACGGCGCTCGACATCGGTTATCCTGGTTAGCCCTTACCTGCCTTTCCTCTCCCTGCCACGATTCAGCCCTCGCCCGATCTGCCGATGAAACCTTCTTGCGATTTGTTCTCGTTCACGATACGGGTCGTGCTCGTCGTGGCCATGTTGTCGTCCTCGATTGCCGCCGAGACGCCTTCGTCGCGGTTCCAAAAAATCGTCCTCAGCGAATCCTTTCACAGCGAGGGGGCCGACGCCGCAGATCTCAACGGTGACGGGCACCATGACATCGTTTCGGGCCCCTACTGGTACGAAGGCCCCGAATTCCGCACGCGGCATGCTTACGCAGCGGTCAAGGATTACTCGATCAAAGGCTACTCCGATCACTTCTTTTCCTTCGCACGCGATTTCAACGGCGACGGACACGTCGACATCTTCTCGATCCCGATGCCTGGCACGGCCGGTGTGTGGTACGAAAACCCCGGCGGCGAGGACCGATCGAAGGCTTGGAAGAGCCATCACGCCTTGCCGAGCGTGGACAACGAATCACCGACGTTTGCGGACATCGACAGCGACGGAATCGACGAACTGGTTTGCATTCACCAGGGACGCTATGGCTATGCCAAGCCCGACGAATCCGACCCGACGGCGGCATGGCAATTCACCGCTGTAAGCGACAATCGGGGCTACGGGCGATTCACGCACGGCCTGGGGGTCGGAGATGTGGACGGCGATGGAAAACCGGACCTGTTGGAAAAAGACGGCTGGTGGCAACAAACCGAAACGGCAGGCGGATTGTTCAAGTTTCACCCGGTAAAGTTTGCCGCATCGGGCGGTTCGCAAATGTTCGCCTATGACTTTGACGGCGACGGTGACAACGACGTCCTCTCCGTCCAAAACGCACACGGCTATGGATTGAGTTGGTTCGAGCGACGTGGCACCGGCGACGAGTTTCTGTTTGTCGAACACCCAATCCTGGGACGCCAACCGGCCGACAATCCGTACGGTCTGGCGATATCGCAAATGCACGCGGTTGCCTTGACGGACATCGACGGCGACGGCGTCATGGACATCGTGACGGGCAAACGGTTCTGGGCGCACGGCGGCAACGACCCGGGCGCCAGCGAATTGCCGGTGCTGTATTGGCTGCGTACCGTGCGATCCGATTACGGCGTCGACTTTCAGCCCCATTTGATCGACGTTCGCGTCGGCGTTGGGACTCAATTGACAACCGCGGACATTGATCGCAACGGTCACGTCGATGTCCTGGTCGGCAACAAACTGGGCACCTACGTGCTGCTCAATCGCGGCACGGCCGAAACGCCACCGACGCCGTCGACCGCCGCACCGCATCGGGTGGGCAGTGACGAGTTTAAGAACGCGGTCAGGACGACGGAGCCGCTGACGCCTGAAGAAGAACAACAGACCTTCGTCCTGCCGGCGGGGTTCAAAGCCCAACTCGTCGCGGCCGAACCCGAGATCGCCAAACCGATGAACATGGCGTTTGACGCCAAGGGACGGCTGTGGGTCAGCAGCAGTGTCGAATACCCGTTTCCCGCCGCCGAAGGAAAGGGGCGTGACACGATCAAAATTCTGGACGACACCGACGGTGATGGTCGCGCCGACAAAATCACCACCTTCGCCGACGGACTGAATATCCCGATCGGATTGTATCCTTATCGTGACGGCGTGATTTGCTACAGCATCCCCAATATCTGGTTGTTGCGTGACACCGATGGCGATGACCGATGCGACACGCGCGAAGTCCTTTACGGCCCGTTCGACTACTCGCGTGACACGCACGGCATGTGCAACGGATTCACCCGCGGATTCGACGGCTGGCTGTATGCCTGTCACGGGTTCAACAACCAGTCCTCGGTGGCCGGCAAAGATGGCAACCACGTCACGATGCATTCGGGCAACACGTTTCGCATTCGCACCGATGGCTCGCGGATCGAACATTTCACCGACGGCCAGGTCAATCCGTTCGGGATGGCGATCGATCCGAACGGCGATTTATTCACCGCCGATTGCCACACCAAACCGATCACGTTGCTGATGCCCGGCGGCGTTTACGAGGGTTTCGGCAAGCCCCACGACGGACTCGGTTTCGTCCCCAACGTGATGGATCATTTGCACGGCAGCACGGCGATCGGCGGGATTGCGTTGTATCACGACGATGCGTTTCCGCCGGTCTTTCACGGCAACGCCTTTGGCGGCAACGTGATGACCAGCCGGGTCAATCGCAACTCGATTCATCACAGCGGATCAACCGTTTCGGCGCGAGAAGAATCCGATTTCCTGATCTCCGGCGACCCATGGTTTCGTCCGGTTGATCTGCAGGTCGGTCCGGATGGAGCCCTGTACGTTGCCGATTTTTACAACCGCATCATCGGCCACTACGAAGTCGGACTCGATCACCCCGGCCGCGATCGCCATCGCGGCCGCATCTGGCGGATCGTGTATGACGACGATGACCGAACGCGTCGCGACGTGCCAGCGGTCACATCGATGCATCAAAAGATGCGCGATGGTGGTTCCCCGATCACGCACGCGATCGATCAATTGGATTCGGTGAATTTGACTCGGCGCTCGATCGCATCGGATCAACTGGTCGATCAATTCGGTGCGGAGGCGATCGAACCCGTTCGTCAAACGCTCGCGCGTTGCAAGCACCCCGACACCAAAATTCACTTGTTGTGGGTGTTGCACCGTTTGGCCGCGATCACCGACGGCGATCTGCAAACCGCTGCGCAGGATGCAAGCGCCCGAGTGCGGGCTCACGTGATGCAGATCATCGGTGCCGGCGGCGACGCAGACGGGTCGTTGCAGGAATTGCTGGCCGTCGGACTGCACGATTCCGATGCCATGGTGCGCCGTCGTGCCGCGCTGGCCACGGCGGTGTTTCCCTCGTTGCCGTTGACAACGGAGCTGATGAAAACGCTGCACGCGGCGCCGGCGTCGGATCCACACTTGAGGCATGCGATTCGCATGACGCTGCGTGATCACCTGAGCGATGCCGAACGATTTCGTGTCTTCACCGCGTCGCGATCGCCTCGCGACATAACGGCGGTCATCGATCTGTGCCTGGGCATCAAAACCGACTTTGCCGGCGAGTTTCTGGCGGCACACGTGACCGAACTGCAAGGCTTGGCGCCCGATCAACTTTCCACCTACCTGTCCTTCGCGGCGCGTTACGCGTCGCCGGAACACCTGGGCACGATCGCACAGATGGCGCAAACGCGGTTCGCTGAAAACGCTGACTTCCAGGAGGAACTGCTGCGTTCGATCCAAACGGGACTTCGCCAGCGCGGCATCGCATCTCCGCCGGTCGTGGTCGCTTGGGCAACCCGATTGGCTCGGTCGTACCTGGGCATTCCTGGCGAAGGCGATACCCTGCCCGAAAGACCCCGGCAAATCGGTTGGACCTTTTTCCCCTACCCCGGAACACCCGACCATGGCAATCCGTGGGTGCTGTCGACGAAACGCAATGCTGCTGACGGTGAGCAAGCGTCGAAGCTACACAGCAGCTTTCCAAGCGGGGAATCAAAAACGGGGATCTATCGCAGTGACTCGTTTCGTCTGCCAGCGGAATTCTCGTTCTACTTGGCCGGCCACGACGGGTACCCCGACAAACCGATTCAGCGTTTGAACCTGGTGCGGGTGCGGGACGCCGCGACTCAAGCGGTCCTGCAAACCTGGAGTCCCCCGCGGAACGACACCGCGCAAAAGGTGACTTGGAACTCCGGCGAAGCGGCCGGTCGCGAGGTGTTCGTCGAACTGGTTGATGGTGATACGGCAGGGGCTTACGCATGGATGGCCGTCGGACGTTTTTCGGTCGACGGATTGAACCCGAGCAACGAGGTCGTTCGGTTCAGCAAGGCGGCCCGGCTGATCGGTGAGTTTCGCATCGGCGCACTCGCCGGCGTGGCAAAGCAGATTCTTGCGGACCCGGATGCCAGCGCCGCGTTGGCGGCTGAATTTGCCGCCGCGTTGGTCGCCTTCGATCCCACGCCGCAACGTTCCGCGGTCGCCGAGTCGCTCTCGATCAACGGCGTTGACCGCACCCTGCGTGGCGAATTGGCCAATGTTCTGTTGAGTCACAACGACGATGCGGTGGGCGAGACGCTTGGAAAAGTCACCAAGCTGGCGACCGCGGCGGAACAACTACGGATCGCCGGCAAGCTTTCCTCGGACCAAGCCGGCGTGGAAACACTCTTGATGCTGGTCGAAGCAGGCCAAGCGTCACCGCGTTTGCTGGTCGCTCCGGCGGTCCGCGGCAAATTGGAGAGTCTGGCGACGAAGGCACAATCGCAGCGGATCTCGGAGCTAACAAACAATTTGCCGAACGAAGATCAAACCTTGATCGCTGCGATGAACACTCGCAAAGCCGCATATCTGGTCGGCGGAGGTGACGCGATCGCCGGCAGCCAGTTGTTCGCCAAACAGTGCGCCGTGTGCCATCAAGTCGCGGGAAAGGGAGTCGCGGTCGGGCCGAACCTGGACGGCATCGGCAACCGCGGCTTGGATCGGTTGATCGAAGACATCCTGACCCCCAACCGCAACATCGATGCCGCCTTCCGCGCCAGCGTGGTGTTGACCGAGGACGGGCAAGTTTACAGCGGGTTGATCAAGCGGACCGACGGAACACAGCTGGTGATCGTCGATCAGACAGGTAAAGAAATCAGTGTTCCGGTCGATGAGATCACAAGACAAAAAAACGTCGGCACCTCGCCCATGCCGGCCAATTTTCATGAAACGCTTGATGAGGGGCAAACCAAAGATTTGTTGGCGTACCTGCTTTCGCTGACGCATTAGATCCCCGACTGATGTCTACACAAGTCGCAAGATCTGTAGACACCAATGTCTGACGCCTGAGGAAACGCTGTTGAATCATCCCACAAAACTCTTCGGTACGATCGGGCTGATCGCGGTCTACCTATCGGCTTCTTACTTCGTCGGTGAATTTGCGTACATTGCGGTCTTGGTCGTTCTGGTTGTCGCGTGGTTGTTCCGGATCACCTTTCCGCTGCTGTATCGGCTGGAACAGCAATTCAGCCGCAGGGAATCGCGTCAGGATATCGACCCGGACGAGTGATTCGGTCACAACCGAGTCGACGGATTCGATACGTGATGTGCAATCGGTTACGATGGCGAGTTGGCGGACTCATTTTGAGGTTCTAGGCAATTGCGGAGCAAGACGATGAATCGAACAGCAGGCACCCCGCGGCGAAGCTTCTTGGGCGTGTGTGGCGGTGCAACGGCGGCATTGGCATTCAGTGAGCTTGACATCATCAACCATTTGCCGCGTGTGAGCGCGGCCGAAGCGGCACTTGACCAACAAGCAGTCCGTTTCAGCGACGACATCGAACCGTTGGTGCGATTGCTCGAAGACACACCGCGCAACCGGGTCGTGGAAGTGTTTGCGGGCAAAGTCCGCGGCGGTACGTCGTATCGTGAAGTGTTGACGGCGTTGCTGTTGGCCGGCGTCCGCAACGTCGAACCGAGGCCGAGCGTGGGGTTCAAATTCCACGCGGTGCTGGTGGTCAACTCGGCGCACCTGGCCAGCTTGGCTTCGCCCGATCAAGACCGTTGGTTGCCGATCTTCTGGGCGCTCGATTACTTTAAATCATCCCAAGCCCGCGACGTCCGGGAAGGCAATTGGACGATGTCCGCGGTGAACGAAGCGTCGGTTCCGGCGCCCCATTTGGCGCGACAAGCATTGATCGATGCGATGGACAACTGGGACGTCGATGCCGCCGATGCCGCGGTCGCGGGATTGGCCCGGTCCGCCGGCGCGAACGAAGTGTTTGAATTGATGGCCCATTACGGATGCCGCGACTTTCGCAGCATCGGGCACAAAGCCATCTTCGTGGCCAACAGCTTTCGCACCTTGCAATGTATCGGCTGGCGATATGCCGAACCCGTCTTGCGTTCGCTGACCTACGCGCTGTTGAACCATCATGGGGAACCCAATCCGGCGACCAGCGATTTGGCGCCTGACGCGGCATGGCGGGTGACGGATGCGTTGGTCGACGGTTTCGATGATCGCTGGAACAGCGGCAAACTGGATTCGTCGGCCTCGCTGGCCCATTTGCAAACCTTGCGTGATGCCACGCCCGAACAGGCGGTGCGTGAGACGGCCAAACTGATTCAATCCGGCATCCATCCCCAATCGATCGCCGACGCGTTGTTCTTGTCGGCCGGTGAAATGCTGATGCAGCAACCGGGCATCATCTCGCTGCATTCGTCCACGACCACCAACGCGATGCAGTACTCCTATCGGACGGCCCGCGATCCAAAGACTCGGATTCGGCTGCTGTTGCAGAACGCCGCGTTCATTCCCCATTTCCGATCGTCGATGCAGTCGCGCGGCAAGGTGGCGACCCGCAGCATCGACCAGTTGCAACAGATGGATGCCCCCGAGCAGGCGACGTCGGTGGCTAAGATTTTTGAACTGATCAACGACGATCGTGAAGAAGCATCACGCGGCGCGATGGAGTTTCTGGCCGCCGGCGGTCAGGCCGACCAGATGATTCACACCGCCCGCCAATTGGTGTTCCTGAAAGGCAATGATTCCCACGACTACAAATTCAGTTCGGCGGTGCTGGAAGATTTTTATGCGGTCTCGCCGAATTTCCGCAACAGCTATCTGGCCGCGTCGACGTACCTGTTGCCCGGAAGTCGTGACCGCGACAACGGATTGGTCGATCGCATCCGCTCCGCGATCGGGTAACGGAGATCGTGCAAGAGCGGTAGGGCGCGAGCCCTCCGGTCTTTCACGATGCAACCGGACGGCTCGCGGGCTGTCGATTGAGTCGGGATCTGCTGAGTCAATGGTGAGCCGCTGGCCGTCAGGCCTCGGGCGGGCGCCAGAATGCCCGGCCGCTTACGCGTCGCGGCTCACTAAGACGACAGCCCGCTTGCGCCGTTCCGCTAACGGCTCCAAGGCCAAATGAGATGGTATTGGCCGTAACGCCACCGGCAAGCATGGTGCCGGCATCCCCGGGCCCGGAGCGCAGGCATGACGTAGGCTGAACCGTTCAGTCCCTCTCGGGCAACGCTTCACGATGCAACAAGCGATTCAATTGCTCGGAGAATTCGTGCAGATCGAGCGGCTTGACGAGCACGCAATCGGGGTGGCCGGCAGACGACAGATCACGATCCCCCATGTCGATGCTACCGGTGATCACGATCACGGGCGTTTCGGGTACGATCTTTTTGATCTCTTGAGTCAGCAGCAGACCATTCATCCCGGGCATATTCATGTCGGTCATGACCAGGTCATAGTCTCCCGCGCGGATCATTTCCAATCCGGTGACCGCGTTTTCGGCGCAATCAATTTGATAGCCCAAGGTTTGCATGAGCACCGTCAACGATTTGAGCCCTAGGACATCATCGTCGATGCAGAGCAACTTGATACCGCCGTGTCGATTCATCAAGTCAGCCGAATTTACCACCCCGAACTCCTGTCTCGGATCGCGTCGTTCCGAATGAATTGGACCGCGTTTGGGCGGCCGCGGGTAAGCAACCCCGTCATCGAAAAACAGTTCTCTCGAAGCTGTGATCATACCGTGTTTGTCGCGCGACTGTGACAGGTTTTTTATAATTCACCAGCGTCAATTGGTAATCACATTCTGTTGACTTCAGGCTCGACGACAAGCGGGCGAGCATCGTCGCAACTTATCTTACTCATTCCGGGGGGAAGTCGCCGAAAGAGCATGGCGAAGATTACGATCGGCATGGCCGCGGTTGTTGGACCGCGGGAGGGAAGCTCGTTGGCAGGTCAACTTTGTTATAGTGCAGTGGAAGTGAATACACCGCCGTCATCTCTTCGACACCTCATCAGTGCCATCATGATCTTCTCTTCGTTTCGGCATTCCGCGGGCAATGGTCTGCTTTTCGATCACCTGCTGCCCGAGCGATTGGCCATGGTGCCCGTGGCTGCATGCGTGGTCTTGATCGCATCCGTTGTGGGCCAATCCGCGCGCGGTGCTGTCACAGGCGTTCGACCGAACGTCGTGTTGATCATGACGGACGATCAAGGGTACGGCGACATGTCGTGCCACGGCGACCCGCATTTACAGACGCCGCACTTGGACGCCCTTCACGCCCAATCCATCCGCTTTACCGATTTCCATGTCTCGCCGTATTGCACGCCCACACGCGCGGCCTTGATGACCGGCCGCTACCCGGCTCGGACCGGCGCCTATCGCACCTCGTCCGGTCGCACGTCGCTGCACCCACGCGAAAAAACGTTGGCGGATCTATTTTCGCAAAACGGTTACTCGACAGGGATGTTCGGCAAATGGCACCTCGGCGATTGTGCCCCGTCACGTCCCATGGATTGCGGGTTTGATCGATCCGTTTGGCACCGCTGCGGCGGACTGACTCAGATTTCGGACTACTGGACGAACGACTACTTCGACGACACGTATCTGGTCGGAGATCGCTGGAAGCCATTCGAAGGCTATTGCACGGACGTCTGGTTTGACGAAGCGATGAACTTCATGAGCGAAGCGTCGCGCGATGCCGGCGGCAATAAACCGTTCTTCGTTTATCTGGCAACCAACGCGCCGCACGGTCCGTATCTGGTCGCTGACAAATGGAAACAGCCCTTTCTGGATGCGGGGCTGCCGAAAACCCAAGCGGCTTTCAAGGGGATGGTCGCGAACTTCGACTGGAACCTGGGGCGGTTGCTGCGTTGGATGGAAACCGAGCAACTTGCCGACAACACCGTGCTGATCTTCTTGACCGACAACGGCACGTCGGCCGGAACGATCTTTGGCAAGGGAGGACGCATCACCGGTTGGCCCGTCGACGCCCGCGAGAATGCCGGCCGACGTGGCGGAAAGAGTTCGGCGTACGATGGCGGCCATCACGTGCCGTTGTTCATCCGCTGGCCGAAGGGCAATCTGGGATCGCCACGCGGGATCGACACGCTGGCGGCCCACTTGGATTTGACGCCCACCTTGATCGATCTGTGCGGTCTGACCCGCCCGGCCGATTGGCCCGCACTCGATGGACGCTCGTTGGTGCCGCTGATCAGCCCTCTCAACCCAAATCGGCATGCCAACCCGGATTGGCCGGAGCGTGTGCTGCACAGTCAGATGCACGGCGGAAACGGCTACGTCAAACCGGGCGATCCGTGGGAAATCGGTGTCGCGATGACACAGCGCTGGCATCTCGTCGAAGGCCGCGAATTGTATGACATGCAGAACGACCCGACGCAGCGAAACAATGTGGCCGAGGACCATCCGGACGTCTTCGCGAGCCTCAATCAAGCCCACCTCGACTGGTTCGATTCGGTCAAAACCGGCATGCAACCGACTCGCATCTTGATCGGATCCGAGCGGGAGAATCCGACCCATTTGACCAGCCAGGAATGGGTGATGTCCGGTGGAAACCCGCCGTGGGCACACGCCCACGTCGTTAAACGGATGATCGCCAATGGTCCCTGGTGGATCGAAGTGGCCGAGGCCGGCAACTATCGGTTTTCACTTTCGCGCTGGCCGGACTACCTGGAGCGACCGATCGATTCCACCGCCGCCGGAATCGAGATCGCTGGTCGAACGATGGAGCGGCCGATCGAGGATCCCGGACAGGCAACGTCGGCCGAGTTCGAGTTGGAATTGCCGGCCGGACCGTGTGAACTGTCGACTTGGCTGGTCACGCCCGAGGGCAAGCGACACGGCGCCTATTTCGTGACGGTCACGCGTTTGCCCAACGCGGACGATCAGACGCCGGCGGTTCTTTGGACGCAGTACGGACTGAGCGACGGCACCGTCAAATTGACCGCCCACACCGACGCAAGTCCGCTCCATCCCAGCGATGCGACGGTAAGATTGCAGCTTTATCGTCAGAATCAGTGGTCGACCGAAGCGGAGGCACCCGTTGATCCGCTGACTTCGATGGCGACGTTCCGGTTGGAAGATTGGG
Encoded here:
- a CDS encoding response regulator → MNRHGGIKLLCIDDDVLGLKSLTVLMQTLGYQIDCAENAVTGLEMIRAGDYDLVMTDMNMPGMNGLLLTQEIKKIVPETPVIVITGSIDMGDRDLSSAGHPDCVLVKPLDLHEFSEQLNRLLHREALPERD
- a CDS encoding PVC-type heme-binding CxxCH protein, giving the protein MKPSCDLFSFTIRVVLVVAMLSSSIAAETPSSRFQKIVLSESFHSEGADAADLNGDGHHDIVSGPYWYEGPEFRTRHAYAAVKDYSIKGYSDHFFSFARDFNGDGHVDIFSIPMPGTAGVWYENPGGEDRSKAWKSHHALPSVDNESPTFADIDSDGIDELVCIHQGRYGYAKPDESDPTAAWQFTAVSDNRGYGRFTHGLGVGDVDGDGKPDLLEKDGWWQQTETAGGLFKFHPVKFAASGGSQMFAYDFDGDGDNDVLSVQNAHGYGLSWFERRGTGDEFLFVEHPILGRQPADNPYGLAISQMHAVALTDIDGDGVMDIVTGKRFWAHGGNDPGASELPVLYWLRTVRSDYGVDFQPHLIDVRVGVGTQLTTADIDRNGHVDVLVGNKLGTYVLLNRGTAETPPTPSTAAPHRVGSDEFKNAVRTTEPLTPEEEQQTFVLPAGFKAQLVAAEPEIAKPMNMAFDAKGRLWVSSSVEYPFPAAEGKGRDTIKILDDTDGDGRADKITTFADGLNIPIGLYPYRDGVICYSIPNIWLLRDTDGDDRCDTREVLYGPFDYSRDTHGMCNGFTRGFDGWLYACHGFNNQSSVAGKDGNHVTMHSGNTFRIRTDGSRIEHFTDGQVNPFGMAIDPNGDLFTADCHTKPITLLMPGGVYEGFGKPHDGLGFVPNVMDHLHGSTAIGGIALYHDDAFPPVFHGNAFGGNVMTSRVNRNSIHHSGSTVSAREESDFLISGDPWFRPVDLQVGPDGALYVADFYNRIIGHYEVGLDHPGRDRHRGRIWRIVYDDDDRTRRDVPAVTSMHQKMRDGGSPITHAIDQLDSVNLTRRSIASDQLVDQFGAEAIEPVRQTLARCKHPDTKIHLLWVLHRLAAITDGDLQTAAQDASARVRAHVMQIIGAGGDADGSLQELLAVGLHDSDAMVRRRAALATAVFPSLPLTTELMKTLHAAPASDPHLRHAIRMTLRDHLSDAERFRVFTASRSPRDITAVIDLCLGIKTDFAGEFLAAHVTELQGLAPDQLSTYLSFAARYASPEHLGTIAQMAQTRFAENADFQEELLRSIQTGLRQRGIASPPVVVAWATRLARSYLGIPGEGDTLPERPRQIGWTFFPYPGTPDHGNPWVLSTKRNAADGEQASKLHSSFPSGESKTGIYRSDSFRLPAEFSFYLAGHDGYPDKPIQRLNLVRVRDAATQAVLQTWSPPRNDTAQKVTWNSGEAAGREVFVELVDGDTAGAYAWMAVGRFSVDGLNPSNEVVRFSKAARLIGEFRIGALAGVAKQILADPDASAALAAEFAAALVAFDPTPQRSAVAESLSINGVDRTLRGELANVLLSHNDDAVGETLGKVTKLATAAEQLRIAGKLSSDQAGVETLLMLVEAGQASPRLLVAPAVRGKLESLATKAQSQRISELTNNLPNEDQTLIAAMNTRKAAYLVGGGDAIAGSQLFAKQCAVCHQVAGKGVAVGPNLDGIGNRGLDRLIEDILTPNRNIDAAFRASVVLTEDGQVYSGLIKRTDGTQLVIVDQTGKEISVPVDEITRQKNVGTSPMPANFHETLDEGQTKDLLAYLLSLTH
- a CDS encoding sulfatase-like hydrolase/transferase — its product is MIFSSFRHSAGNGLLFDHLLPERLAMVPVAACVVLIASVVGQSARGAVTGVRPNVVLIMTDDQGYGDMSCHGDPHLQTPHLDALHAQSIRFTDFHVSPYCTPTRAALMTGRYPARTGAYRTSSGRTSLHPREKTLADLFSQNGYSTGMFGKWHLGDCAPSRPMDCGFDRSVWHRCGGLTQISDYWTNDYFDDTYLVGDRWKPFEGYCTDVWFDEAMNFMSEASRDAGGNKPFFVYLATNAPHGPYLVADKWKQPFLDAGLPKTQAAFKGMVANFDWNLGRLLRWMETEQLADNTVLIFLTDNGTSAGTIFGKGGRITGWPVDARENAGRRGGKSSAYDGGHHVPLFIRWPKGNLGSPRGIDTLAAHLDLTPTLIDLCGLTRPADWPALDGRSLVPLISPLNPNRHANPDWPERVLHSQMHGGNGYVKPGDPWEIGVAMTQRWHLVEGRELYDMQNDPTQRNNVAEDHPDVFASLNQAHLDWFDSVKTGMQPTRILIGSERENPTHLTSQEWVMSGGNPPWAHAHVVKRMIANGPWWIEVAEAGNYRFSLSRWPDYLERPIDSTAAGIEIAGRTMERPIEDPGQATSAEFELELPAGPCELSTWLVTPEGKRHGAYFVTVTRLPNADDQTPAVLWTQYGLSDGTVKLTAHTDASPLHPSDATVRLQLYRQNQWSTEAEAPVDPLTSMATFRLEDWDPTQSVPYRVVSGQSRWQGVIRKEPTDQPVVKLMVVACVNDKFFPYTEAVAQMIGQAPDLVFFAGDQIYESNAGGEVITPQDESEVAAGMANYLAKWRKFGLIFRDLLKDRPSIMITDDHDVYANDLWGDGGRRMTGDRTTGGYPADPMWVNAVELTQTAHLPDPASPGPWGDGINAYFTSLDYGGVSLAILEDRKFKSPPSEVLSAAIEDPESDAPNRTLEVIMDPAFDAAKLDRPDLQLLGQAQEDFVRTWARRVEQRKQLAAVLNQSPLVNIANYDTRFGDMDSNGWPQSARDRALRAIAPSQAVMLSGDIHYGTLAQLAIEDWGDGPWSFSVPAFASEQNRRWGPSEAAQGREIPGIEGSGNHHDRFGNKLTVAATAPGKQGYGMVLFDKPNSRITLQLHTLNSDRKPDQEQIPGWPLTLDVRHRQVE
- a CDS encoding SLC13 family permease yields the protein MTLSAKLVGRIAGPVLFFLILLFFHPQGLTPEANAVLAATSWIAVWWVTEAIPIAATALLPIVLFSLTGAVKLQATTAQYGHRYIFLYIGGFLIAIAIEKWDLHRRIALNIIHLIGTNITSIILGFMVATAGLSMWISNTATSVMMLPIGMAIVAQLRDNPQTDAGENEVFGKALMLAIAYSASIGGIATLIGTPPNLVLAGVVQEVYGVEISFLQWFKFGLPISLILLTLCWVYLTRFAFHFRHKSFPGGRQEIQKQLDALKSFSLEEKLLLAVFSITAIAWISRSFVQNQLGLLPLLDDTIIAMTGGLCLFLIPSRKVDAEGKREPLLVWEDTKQLPWGIVLLFGGGMALAEGFTSSGLAVWIGSQTTLLQSVSMLLLVLILVASVNFLTEITSNLATTSMLLPILASMAVAMNVHPFLLMVGATVAASCAFMLPVATPPNAVVFGSGYLRIPDMVRAGIWMNVISILLLTVIVYWVLPVVWGIEISEFPEQWR